Proteins found in one Oncorhynchus masou masou isolate Uvic2021 unplaced genomic scaffold, UVic_Omas_1.1 unplaced_scaffold_2074, whole genome shotgun sequence genomic segment:
- the LOC135532869 gene encoding lectin-like, giving the protein MKALLVLVVMFLGASAHLCPKTCADNSTVQLRRNYAIEPCTGHVAWYKLGSYCVKHINQMLDYTSAENHCKSVKSGAHLVSIHSAEDNNAVDEFSQWSSRHNPRIWLGGHAVNDPSQASNFLWVDGSDMNFSAWIQDPKQPSGDGRCMEMNWLETGKWNDKPCSQNNFFVCAFKPDGGHPRVEATDRLEHEVSQLKPLTDE; this is encoded by the exons ATGAAGGCCCTACTCGTTCTGGTGGTGATGTTCCTCGGGGCCTCTGCCCACCTCTGCCCGAAAACCTGTGCAG ATAATTCAACAGTTCAACTACGAAGGAATTATGCTATTGAGCCATGCACTGGTCATGTTGCTTGGTACAAATTGGGCTCCTACTGTGTTAAGCACATCAACCAGATGTTGGACTATACGTCAGCTGAG AATCACTGCAAATCTGTGAAGTCTGGTGCTCATCTGGTATCAATCCACAGTGCTGAGGACAACAATGCCGTGGATGAATTCAGTCAGTGGAGCAGCCGACATAACCCTCGCATCTGGCTCGGTGGTCATGCAGTAAATGACCCTTCACAG gcTAGCAACTTCCTCTGGGTCGATGGGTCTGATATGAATTTCTCTGCCTGGATTCAGGACCCCAAGCAACCATCTGGTGACGGACGTTGCATGGAGATGAACTGGCTTG AAACCGGCAAATGGAATGATAAACCATGTAGCCAGAATAACTTCTTTGTGTGTGCCTTTAAACCTGACGGAGGCCATCCAAGAGTGGAAGCTACCGATAGATTGGAGCATGAGGTGTCTCAGTTGAAGCCGTTGACAGATGAGTAG